Within the Hypericibacter adhaerens genome, the region CCTCATCGCGATCCCCACGGTCGGCGGCTATTTCATCTCGCTGCTCAAGGATTGCGCGCTGGTCTCCTTCATCTCGGTGAATGAGCTTCTTCGCGAAGGGACCATCATCATCAGCGCGACCTTCCGCTCCATGGAGGTCTATCTTCTGATCGCGCTGATCTACTTCATCATGAGCTTCGTGGCCGCCCGGCTGGTGCGCCGGCTGGAATGGGCGCTGACGCCGCGATATCTCCGAAGCAGGCTCTCGCAATGACCGAACCGGAACCGATCCTCTGTGTTCGCGGGCTGAAGAAACGATTCGGCGATCATATCGTCCTCAACGGCATCGATCTCGATGTCTTTGCGGGCCAGGTCGTCGTCCTGATCGGCTCCAGCGGCAGCGGCAAGAGCACGCTCCTGCGCTGCCTGAATTTCCTGGAGATGCCCTATGCCGGTGCGATCCTGTTCGGCGGAAGGGCCCTGTGCCGGGAAGGCGCGCAGGGCTTCGATGTCCTGCCGGAACGCGAGCTTCGCGGCGTGCGGGCGCAGATGCCGATGGTGTTCCAGCAATTCAACCTCCTGAGCCACCGGACCGTGCTGCAGAATGTGATCGAAGGTCCGACGGTGGTGCTCGGGAGGCCCCGCGCCGAGGCAATCGCGGAGGCCAGGGAGGCGCTGGCACGCTTCGGTCTCGACGAGAAGCAGGACGCCTATCCGGGCGAGCTGTCGGGCGGCCAGCAGCAGCGCGTCGCCATCGTGCGGGCCGTGATGATGAAGCCGAAGCTCATTCTTTTCGACGAGCCGACATCGGCGCTCGATCCGGAGCTCGTGGCGGGCGTTCAGGCCGCCATCCAGTCGCTGGCGGCGGACGGCATGACGATGGTGATCGTGACCCATGAAATGGGTTTCGCGCGGCGGCTTGCCGATCGCATCCATTTCATGGCCGGTGGGAGAATCGAGGAATCCGGCGAGCCCGATGCGATATTCGGCTCGCCGCGAAGCGCGCGGCTGAAGGCGTTCGTGGCGTCCATGATTCATTGAACAGCCTCTTCGCTGGATACCGTCGCGGCCTCTTCTGTGGCAAGCTTCTCCGATCGGCTCGGCGAAGCGGGCCCGATCCTGCTCCGGGGCTGCGATGCTGCGCGACGACCATATCCAGGAGGAGGCCGACCGCCATCACGGGCCGGGCGGTGCGACGCGTGCCTTCGCGCAGTCGCTCCACCTGCTCGGCACGAGGCGCTTCGGCACCTTCTGCTTCGCGAGCCTGCTCTCGAACTTCGGGACCTGGGCGCAGAACGTGGCCGAGCCCTGGCTGCTGCTGACGCTGGGCGCCTCCTCCTTCCTGATCGGTCTCGATTCCTTCGTCATGTCGGCGCCGGTCTGGGTGCTGACGCTGGTCGGCGGGCTGCTGGCCGACCGCAGCGACCGCCGCCGCGTGATCGCCACCTGCCAGTCGATCCAGATGCTTTGCCCGCTGCTGCTGGTCGTGCTGCTGCTGACGGGCGGCGTGCGGCCCTGGATCGTGATCGCGTTGGCGCTCGTGG harbors:
- a CDS encoding amino acid ABC transporter ATP-binding protein: MTEPEPILCVRGLKKRFGDHIVLNGIDLDVFAGQVVVLIGSSGSGKSTLLRCLNFLEMPYAGAILFGGRALCREGAQGFDVLPERELRGVRAQMPMVFQQFNLLSHRTVLQNVIEGPTVVLGRPRAEAIAEAREALARFGLDEKQDAYPGELSGGQQQRVAIVRAVMMKPKLILFDEPTSALDPELVAGVQAAIQSLAADGMTMVIVTHEMGFARRLADRIHFMAGGRIEESGEPDAIFGSPRSARLKAFVASMIH